One part of the Glycine max cultivar Williams 82 chromosome 14, Glycine_max_v4.0, whole genome shotgun sequence genome encodes these proteins:
- the LOC100810275 gene encoding ribulose bisphosphate carboxylase small chain 1, chloroplastic, with product MASSMMSSPAVTTVNRGSMVAPFSGLKSMAGFPVWPRIGKKKFETPSYLPPLTREQLLKEDGWIPCLEFELEVN from the exons ATGGCTTCCTCTATGATGTCCTCCCCAGCTGTTACCACCGTTAACCGGGGCAGCATGGTGGCTCCATTTTCTGGCCTCAAGTCTATGGCTGGCTTCCCA GTATGGCCTCGGATTGGCAAGAAGAAGTTTGAGACTCCATCCTATCTGCCACCACTTACACGAGAGCAATTGTTAAAGGAAGATGGATGGATTCCTTGCTTGGAATTCGAGTTGGAGGTGAattaa